In Pochonia chlamydosporia 170 chromosome 3, whole genome shotgun sequence, the following are encoded in one genomic region:
- a CDS encoding SH3 domain-containing protein (similar to Metarhizium acridum CQMa 102 XP_007813919.1) codes for MVSADRQLIMETNRSLRNIKTELENLLEKGIIDESVFDQIHAALPQESPLSGPLRTANNNATSPAPVRDSPAPVASNTSSPPPPTQQMQNLGINNANPPATTSPSPGPPSYDQTPAPNVPNRAGKPVLAHARALYRYVASDNRDVSFEKDDKIIVHEYMNQDWWMGQNTRTGQEGIFPRNYVLVEHEEQKSAPYAPYAQPQYGYPPAGQGPPQQQNPYNSSVPPMAVAEGGQPANGEQGDNKVGQYGKKFGKKLGNAAIFGAGATIGGNIVNSIF; via the exons ATGGTGTCCGCCGACCGCCAGCTCATCATGGAGACCAACCGGTCGCTCCGAAATATCAAGACC GAACTGGAGAATCTCTTAGAAAAAGGCATCATCGACGAGTCCGTCTTCGACCAAATTCACGCCGCTCTGCCGCAGGAATCACCGCTCTCAGGACCCCTCCGCACAGCAAACAACAACGCAACATCGCCGGCTCCCGTTCGAGATAGCCCTGCCCCCGTAGCAAGCAACACCtcttctccgcctcctcccacACAGCAGATGCAGAATCTGGGCATCAACAACGCCAATCCACCTGCAACCACGTCACCCTCCCCTGGTCCGCCATCATACGACCAGACTCCCGCGCCAAATGTGCCCAATCGCGCCGGTAAACCTGTACTTGCGCATGCACGAGCCCTATACCGCTACGTCGCTTCTGATAATCGCGATGTATCCTTCGAAAAGGATGACAAGATTATTGTACATGAGTACATGAATCAGGACTGGTGGATGGGCCAGAACACCCGGACCGGACAAGAAGGCATCTTCCCTCGAAACTATGTCCTCGTCGAGCACGAGGAGCAAAAGTCTGCGCCGTATGCACCTTATGCACAACCTCAGTATGGATATCCTCCCGCGGGGCAGGGCCCACCACAGCAGCAGAACCCGTATAATTCGAGCGTGCCGCCTATGGCTGTGGCGGAGGGTGGCCAACCTGCGAATGGAGAACAGGGTGATAACAAGGTCGGTCAGTATGGCAAgaagtttggcaagaagctgggTAATGCTGCCATCTTTGGTGCGGGCGCCACTATTGGTGGAAATATTGTAAACAGCATTTTTTAA
- a CDS encoding RNA recognition motif domain-containing protein (similar to Metarhizium robertsii ARSEF 23 XP_007819952.1), translating into MKSKRAREAATAAEDFLPVDDAPVEKKRKRSDDEPADDVKQKKAKKDKKDKKDKKKDKKESRREKKDKRKDLQDLPEEDGGDEAMPQAVVSEKEEPTEPKKEKKSKENKKEQTNGDEPKKEKKEKKEKKNKAEAPANEADAENANAEGKASRYIVFVGNLPFTATAESIKAHFASLKPISVRCMKNKDDDKPCRGIAFVEFGNVWTMRTCLDKFHHTEFEGRKINVELTAGGGGKTKFRKDKIREKNKKLDENRTKRIEKERVAKSEGAGAREDASGIHPSRLARVQGGGY; encoded by the exons ATGAAAAGTAAAAGAGCACGCGAAGCCGCCACGGCAGCCGAAGATTTCCTGCCCGTAGACGATGCGCCGGtcgagaagaagcgcaagagaAGCGATGACGAACCTGCCGATGACgtgaagcagaagaaggccaagaaggataAAAAGGAtaagaaggacaagaagaaggataagAAGGAGAGTAGAAGGGAAAAGAAGGATAAGCGAAAGGATTTGCAGGATTTAccagaggaggatggtggGGACGAGGCAATGCCGCAAGCTGTTGTGAGCGAGAAGGAGGAGCCTACGGAGCCtaagaaggaaaagaagagtaAGGAGAATAAGAAGGAACAAACGAATGGCGACGAACccaaaaaagagaagaaggaaaagaaggagaagaagaacaaggctgaAGCGCCTGCCAACGAAGCTGATGCCGAAAATGCCAACGCCGAAGGCAAAGCATCCCGCTACATTGTCTTCGTGGGCAATTTACCATTCACAGCGACGGCCGAGAGCATAAAAGCGCACTTTGCGAGCCTGAAGCCCATCTCGGTGCGGTGCATGAAGAACAAGGATGACGATAAGCCCTGTCGGGGGATTGCGTTTGTGGAATTCGGCAACGTGTGGACCATGAGGACGTGTTTGGATAAATTCCATCATACGGAGTTTGAAGGACGCAAGATAAACGTTGAGCTGAC GGCCGGCGGAGGAGGCAAGACAAAGTTTAGGAAGGATAAGATTCGGGAGAAGAATAAGAAGTTGGATGAGAATAGGACGAAGAGGATTGAGAAGGAGAGGGTTGCGAAGTCGGAGGGTGCTGGTGCGAGGGAGGACGCGTCTGGGATTCATCCGAGTCGGTTGGCTAGGGTTCAGGGAGGGGGATACTAA
- a CDS encoding rho GTPase (similar to Colletotrichum gloeosporioides Nara gc5 XP_007279735.1), whose translation MAQPGVQSLKCVVTGDGAVGKTCLLISYTTNAFPGEYIPTVLVSPPCHPPIDADTCRTHGIEHLLTLGPCHLRFDNYSASVMVDGKPISLGLWDTAGQEDYDRLRPLSYPQTDVFLICFSLVSPPSFDNVMAKWYPEIDHHAPNIPIILVGTKLDLKDDPKTKDELKKKKMQAVEYEQALACAREIKAYKYLECSALTQRNLKSVFDEAIR comes from the exons ATGGCTCAACCTGGCGTCCAGTCGTTAAAG TGTGTCGTGACCGGCGACGGTGCCGTTGGCAAG ACATGTCTTCTCATCTCGTACACCACCAATGCCTTCCCGGGCGAGTACATTCCGACAGTGTTAGTTTCTCCCCCTTGCCATCCCCCTATCGACGCGGATACCTGCAGAACTCATGGAATCGAGCATCTGCTGACGTTGGGCCCGTGCCATCTTAGATTTGATAACTACTCGGCCAGTGTCATGGTAGATGGCAAGCCCATCAGCCTGGGACTATGGGATACCGCAGGTCAGGAAGATTACGACCGATTGCGACCATTGTCATATCCTCAAACCGACGTCTTCCTGATTTGCTTCTCCCTGGTGTCCCCCCCTTCATTCGACAacgtcatggccaag TGGTACCCGGAGATCGACCATCACGCCCCTAATATCCCCATCATCCTAGTTGGAACCAAGCTCGACCTTAAAGATGACCCCAAGACTAAGGACGAGctgaaaaagaagaaaatgcaGGCGGTGGAATACGAACAGGCACTGGCCTGCGCACGGGAGATCAAGGCGTACAAATACCTAGAGTGCTCTGCCCTCACCCAGCGTAATCTAAAAAGCGTGTTCGACGAGGCGATCCGGTAA
- a CDS encoding Pfs, NACHT and ankyrin domain-containing protein (similar to Talaromyces stipitatus ATCC 10500 XP_002339929.1) — protein sequence MDQTAQTLPTLEPGPLAVHVPNEDLQLLRAIIQGFNQIAENLIRNGAGLRPHNQHENFATGLQAAAYHGELDLIDLLLDAGANINDTGGCYQSALQAAACRPGQGEVVSLLLKHGADATICGGRYGSALQAAAYAGNAGVVSDLVAQGADVDAPGGAYGTALQIAAFRGSEVLVDTLLRSKANVNAEPGPLGTALQLAIQNKHFLIVKRLVESGARVDVPGGGLGTAVDSLHLMQTRRIFLRREMGSDQQRKTLQRLFNEAINEDIPANDFAVTLHAAALHGRVDIVRQLWRQWGSTISDGGQYDAALQVACSFGQKDVVEFLLEIGIGVRNAVAFFGYPLQAAAYGGHAAIMQLLLDKGADVNAQGGRYGNALQAAVLYGHVHIVQDLLNAGVEVNVTGGEYGSALQAAVACEGSDRGTLIAILLGKGANVNAYGGKFGTALHAAVFRHDVEVVRQLIHANADVNKIHEGRYGSILHCACMTEDVWHEWEEKPGIQLELVKMLLANDANVNARGGLYGTPLQAAAHYVGPSLWPYVNSQIELLNLLLVNGASPRIVDGKYGTPLQAVFGGCHATGREPSDQILDVLLHYMDTKDINIQAGDYSSSLQAAVANRSDRVARRLIALGADVNISGGIHGGIVEAALSFHHELARDLISIHHAKVDLEHGHNRYPLAKAVATADIDLVNLLLDNGASSTVRVQLGGLNALDLSATLEDINILKRIWDYIGAFEPDELQTALQAAVRHGRVASVDFLIKRGAQIDAPSPALETPLQTAIASKDSAMVDHLLNHHKASINCQSGFHWTALQAAISVGDPKAGLVRKLINLGADVNFQGGIFGTALQAAASKGDIETVELLLDSGADATVPGGQYGTCLHAAVVSGDSLIILRIIAAGGRIDALDNSRRTPLHLAVLKGNISAVEQLLHYGARANIKDSNGLLPIHVAIQQRDCRIALKLLPTSGQKFLSDIPATEWRATLTGPFNSHLEIIAAESTTVSKRLDPDLRSGNFPLLQRVYTQTQNYRHYMLPDSTMPYEEEIVLAGQDKYDAMASNAKTRRIFILRDGVLFQSAATGTLSVCWTKGTGGRWVSQENHVPSASTLGLLEPNTCFCYCRFTTPSVVLDNSSQASWPTLSPTSELDMRRSTTICGIAWIHMFGTRGIESDEQSATGPRIFFSTSNYAEVPDDAWDLLLPLIQQLAQNWAKTIQSAETYLLTKRRDVLASRGSNPQIIRDLLGDALLWDELLNVHTDQVREVKDFMVTYRSSQWSVLRPSTSKAAKPDILRMEDKKMLSLIDEVYNEKLKAAARTTQDLIQLEFNLTSILEAQRSTSTNISMKRLSWITFIFLPLMYMATLLGMNIDILSDNPPWWWYCVLAAVLMLLTTIVWLIYKYSPNLEDRIENYVDQLFGLFKAPTAKPWDIEQGWKRQLTPRENTLRFPLSGKKRS from the exons atggaccagacagcacaaACATTACCTACGCTCGAGCCTGGTCCCCTAGCCGTACATGTACCTAATGAAGACCTTCAACTCTTGCGCGCCATAATTCAGGGATTCAACCAAATAGCGGAAAATCTGATTCGCAATGGTGCCGGATTACGCCCTCATAACCAACACGAGAACTTTGCTACCGGTCTTCAGGCTGCTGCCTACCATGGCGAGCTTGACCTGATAGACCTCCTTCTGGATGCAGGAGCTAATATCAACGACACTGGAGGCTGTTATCAATCTGCATtgcaagctgctgcttgccGTCCTGGTCAGGGCGAGGTTGTCTCATTGCTTCTAAAGCACGGCGCTGATGCCACAATCTGCGGCGGTCGGTACGGTTCCGCCCTTCAAGCGGCCGCTTATGCCGGGAATGCTGGTGTCGTTTCTGATCTCGTTGCACAAGGAGCAGACGTCGACGCTCCGGGTGGTGCTTACGGTACAGCGCTACAAATAGCTGCATTCCGGGGGAGTGAAGTGCTCGTTGACACTCTTCTCCGATCCAAGGCTAATGTCAATGCTGAACCAGGTCCCCTGGGGACTGCACTGCAACTGGCTATACAGAACAAGCATTTTCTGATAGTGAAGAGGCTAGTTGAGTCGGGGGCGAGAGTCGATGTACCAGGCGGCGGATTGGGGACAGCCGTCGATTCCTTACATTTGATGCAAACGCGTCGCATTTTCCTCAGGAGGGAGATGGGCTCCGACCAACAACGAAAGACCCTTCAAAGACTCTTCAACGAGGCAATCAACGAAGACATACCAGCCAATGATTTTGCTGTTACCTTACACGCTGCTGCACTTCATGGAAGAGTGGACATTGTTCGACAGTTGTGGCGGCAGTGGGGGAGCACAATCTCGGATGGTGGTCAGTATGATGCTGCACTTCAGGTTGCATGCTCTTTTGGGCAGAAGGACGTCGTAGAGTTCCTCCTAGAAATTGGGATAGGTGTAAGGAATGCCGTGGCCTTCTTCGGGTATCCTCTGCAAGCTGCCGCGTATGGTGGGCACGCAGCCATTATGCAATTGCTCCTTGACAAGGGGGCTGATGTCAACGCCCAAGGCGGGCGATATGGCAACGCTCTTCAGGCTGCAGTGCTGTATGGACATGTCCATATAGTTCAAGACCTCCTAAATGCCGGTGTCGAAGTCAATGTCACAGGCGGCGAATACGGTTCTGCGCTCCAAGCCGCCGTTGCCTGCGAGGGCTCGGACAGGGGAACCCTAATAGCCATCCTGCTGGGCAAAGGAGCGAATGTAAACGCATACGGGGGCAAATTCGGCACAGCTTTGCACGCTGCAGTGTTCCGTCATGACGTTGAAGTGGTTCGCCAGCTCATCCATGCGAACGCAGACGTTAACAAGATACATGAAGGACGGTATGGGTCCATTTTGCACTGTGCTTGCATGACTGAGGACGTTTGGCATGAATGGGAGGAAAAGCCCGGCATTCAACTCGAGCTTGTCAAGATGTTACTCGCAAACGATGCAAATGTGAACGCCCGAGGTGGCCTATATGGTACTCCCCTTCAAGCAGCCGCTCACTACGTTGGACCTAGTCTTTGGCCATACGTCAATAGCCAGATTGAGCTCCTAAACTTATTACTTGTCAACGGTGCAAGTCCGCGAATCGTCGATGGGAAATACGGAACGCCCCTACAAGCCGTCTTCGGCGGTTGTCATGCCACGGGCCGTGAGCCCAGCGACCAGATTTTGGATGTGCTTTTGCATTATATGGACACAAAAGACATTAATATTCAAGCCGGAGACTATAGCTCATCTCTAcaagctgctgttgccaacAGATCAGATCGAGTTGCACGACGTCTTATCGCCCTTGGGGCTGACGTAAACATATCTGGTGGAATCCATGGCGGCATCGTTGAAGCTGCTTTATCCTTCCACCACGAGCTTGCAAGAGatctcatcagcatccatCATGCTAAAGTTGACCTTGAACATGGCCATAATAGATATCCACTGGCCAAGGCTGTGGCCACGGCAGACATCGATCTGGTAAACTTACTACTGGACAATGGAGCTAGCAGTACAGTTCGGGTGCAACTAGGAGGGCTCAATGCCCTCGACCTATCGGCTACGCTCGAAGATATTAACATCCTGAAGCGAATCTGGGATTATATTGGGGCATTTGAGCCTGATGAACTTCAGACCGCTTTGCAAGCAGCCGTTCGTCACGGGCGAGTTGCATCGGTTGACTTCTTAATCAAAAGAGGAGCGCAGATTGAtgcaccatcaccagcgcTAGAGACGCCTTTACAGACTGCCATTGCCTCAAAAGACTCTGCAATGGTAGATCACTTACTAAATCATCATAAGGCTTCAATCAATTGTCAGTCTGGCTTCCATTGGACTGCTCTGCAAGCGGCTATATCTGTCGGGGATCCTAAAGCTGGCTTGGTACGCAAGCTTATCAACCTTGGCGCAGATGTGAATTTCCAGGGGGGGATATTTGGGACAGCTCTCCAAGCTGCAGCCAGCAAGGGAGACATTGAGACAGTGGAGTTGCTCCTCGATTCCGGAGCCGATGCCACCGTACCAGGAGGACAATACGGAACCTGTCTACACGCTGCTGTGGTTTCTGGGGACTCTCTGATCATACTTAGAATCATTGCAGCTGGAGGCAGGATCGACGCCCTGGACAACTCAAGACGGACTCCATTACATCTCGCGGTACTCAAGGGAAATATATCAGCTGTTGAACAACTACTGCATTACGGCGCGAGAGCGAATATCAAGGACTCCAATGGTCTTTTGCCTATACATGTGGCAATCCAGCAGCGTGACTGCCGGATAGCTCTCAAGTTGTTACCAACGAGTGGTCAAAAATTTCTTTCCGATATACCCGCCACTGAATGGAGAGCGACATTAACAGGCCCTTTCAACTCTCATCTGGAAATTATTGCCGCAGAATCTACGACTGTGTCAAAGAGATTGGACCCCGACCTCCGATCCGGAAACTTCCCCCTGCTTCAAAGGGTCTATACACAGACGCAAAACTACCGCCACTACATGCTGCCCGATAGCACCATGCCATACGAAGAAGAAATAGTCTTAGCCGGACAGGACAAGTATGATGCtatggcatcaaatgcaaagACGAGACGAATCTT TATTTTGCGAGACGGAGTTCTATTTCAGTCTGCTGCGACTGGCACATTGAGTGTGTGTTGGACAAAGGGCACAGGTGGACGATGGGTGTCACAAGAAAACCACGTCCCTTCCGCGTCAACACTGGGCCTCCTGGAGCCAAATACTT GCTTCTGCTACTGTCGGTTCACGACTCCATCAGTTGTCTTGGACAATTCATCTCAGGCTTCCTGGCCAACTCTGTCTCCCACATCGGAGCTTGACATGAGACGTTCCACAACAATCTGCGGGATTGCCTGGATCCACATGTTTGGCACGAGGGGTATCGAAAGTGATGAGCAAAGCGCCACTGGGCCGAGAATCTTCTTCAGCACGTCGAATTACGCAGAAGTGCCTGACGACGCTTGGGATCTTCTCTTGCCCCTTATACAACAACTAGCGCAGAATTGGGCCAAGACTATACAATCTGCAGAGACATATCTCCTCACAAAG CGTAGAGATGTCCTTGCATCACGAGGGAGCAACCCCCAGATTATTAGAGACTTGCTGGGAGACGCCCTGCTCTGGGATGAGCTTCTAAATGTCCATACAGATCAAGTTCGCGAGGTAAAGGATTTCATGGTTACATATCGGAGTAGCCAATGGTCAGTGCTTCGGCCGTCGACAAGCAAAGCTGCTAAGCCCGATATACTCAGAATGGAGGACAAAAAAATGCTGTCTCTTATCGATGAAGTTTATAATGAGAAATTAAAGGCGGCAGCTAGGACTACTCAAGACCTAATTCAGCTG GAATTCAACCTCACCTCCATCCTGGAGGCTCAAagatcaacatcaacaaatATTAGCATGAAACGTCTGAGTTGGATCACG TTCATCTTCCTGCCACTGATGTACATGGCT ACTCTTCTTGGCATGAATATAGATATCCTCAGTGACAACCCtccatggtggtggtatTGTGTCCTCGCGGcggtgctgatgctgctcACAACAATTGTGTGGTTGATATACAAGTACTCTCCAAAT CTCGAAGATAGAATCGAAAATTACGTCGACCAACTCTTCGGTCTGTTCAAGGCTCCCACAGCCAAGCCTTGGGACATCGAGCAAGGGTGGAAGCGGCAACTCACTCCCAGGGAAAACACATTGCGGTTCCCGCTGTCGGGCAAAAAGCGCTCATAG
- a CDS encoding histone-fold domain-containing protein (similar to Metarhizium robertsii ARSEF 23 XP_007819949.1), producing the protein MESSPRNVDSSRTKTPIRTPTAARTPASRRAFSAEPPSSRPSAVYTPLDRNSTRELLNSVRQGVSASGRRNNAPTPHAKAARQALDQRRNALLTPGKIRRQSLVEQRETPMGILGHLASVLAPGSKPILSSSPPQGKRSSFAPIPEVDDDVDDADLPRPPRFSLPIDQDDESDLIPPRSSGLESETNTLPFVDRPEGPRRAYSEQPSISRPSFSGGLDSDVFDPNEVTADIGRPSDFFPESLLANIQAQANAGADRTFTRIDDDVTQNTIGGRDSGFGLQVPPGAGDSTFYMSDPPQDGGATSPIVEKSIIEAGASNAASRGGVGNVTLPDTPGPADIGGGGGDDDDDDDDDRNMPDVYADSDPDLDPGLEPEPVEGEDEDGVEPVVEELEGEQSVDEGELIDPSSAVRPARERSKPKKRQRRISKHGIEYPALPPTFVKRVAQTALQSSGLSNPRVSTDTLTALTQASEWFFEQLGDDLGAYANHAKRKIIEESDVATLMRRQRQITSDSTMFSLAQRHLPRELLQELRMPIQSVGARRKRLRDEETTEASSTTS; encoded by the exons ATGGAGTCGTCACCGAGAAATGTCGATTCTTCACGAACCAAGACTCCAATACGAACACCCACCGCCGCCAGAACTCCAGCGAGCCGTCGTGCTTTCAGTGCCGAACCGCCGTCGTCACGTCCTTCCGCTGTTTACACGCCACTTGACCGCAATTCCACCCGCGAGCTTCTCAATTCTGTCCGTCAAGGTGTTTCTGCATCTGGACGCCGTAACAATGCTCCCACGCCTCATGCAAAGGCCGCTCGTCAGGCTCTCGACCAACGTCGTAATGCCCTGCTCACACCAGGTAAAATTAGGCGCCAGAGCCTGGTAGAACAGAGAGAGACCCCCATGGGCATCTTGGGACATTTAGCCTCAGTGTTGGCACCCGGTAGCAAGCCTATActctcttcatcaccaccccaaGGCAAGCGGTCGAGCTTCGCGCCAATCCCAGAggtggacgatgatgttgacgatgccgacCTGCCCAGACCACCACGTTTTTCTCTACCAATCGACCAAGACGACGAATCTGACCTGATACCGCCCCGTTCATCTGGCTTGGAATCAGAGACAAACACCCTGCCGTTTGTTGACAGACCTGAAGGACCTCGGCGAGCCTACAGCGAGCAGCCGAGTATATCGAGACCTAGCTTTAGTGGTGGTCTTGATAGTGATGTCTTTGACCCTAACGAAGTCACTGCCGATATTGGACGCCCATCCGACTTCTTCCCTGAGTCATTACTAGCCAATATCCAGGCTCAGGCAAACGCAGGTGCTGATCGAACATTTACCCG gattgatgatgatgtgacacaaaacaccatcgGCGGACGCGACAGTGGATTTGGGCTACAAGTACCTCCTGGCGCTGGAGATTCAACTTTTTATATGTCTGACCCTCCCCAAGATGGCGGTGCTACATCTCCCATCGTGGAGAAATCAATAATTGAGGCAGGCGCAAGTAACGCCGCTAGTCGAGGTGGTGTAGGCAACGTCACCCTGCCGGATACGCCAGGGCCAGCTGacatcggcggcggcggcggcgatgatgatgatgatgatgatgatgatcGTAATATGCCGGACGTGTACGCTGATTCTGATCCGGATCTGGACCCTGGGCTTGAACCAGAGCCCGTGGAgggcgaggacgaagacggcgTCGAGCCAGTTgtggaagagcttgaggGCGAACAGTCAGTTGATGAGGGTGAGCTAATCGACCCTTCGTCTGCAGTAAGGCCCGCCAGAGAGCGATCAAAGCCCAAGAAACGCCAACGAAGGATATCAAAGCATGGCATAGAATATCCTGCGTTGCCGCCGACGTTTGTCAAAAGAGTAGCCCAAACAGCACTCCAGTCGTCCGGTCTGAGTAACCCCCGAGTATCAACGGATACGCTCACTGCATTGACCCAAGCTTCAGAGTGGTTCTTTGAACAGCTGGGCGACGATTTGGGTGCTTATGCGAATCACGCCAAGCGGAAAATCATCGAAGAGAGTGACGTGGCGACCTTGATGAGACG ACAACGCCAGATTACATCCGACAGCACAATGTTCTCACTAGCACAGAGACATCTCCCAAGAGAGTTACTGCAAGAGCTGAGAATGCCAATTCAAAGTGTGGGGGCACGTCGCAAGAGATTACGAGATGAGGAAACTACCGAGGCTAGCTCTACGACATCATGA
- a CDS encoding surfeit 1 (similar to Metarhizium acridum CQMa 102 XP_007813925.1), whose protein sequence is MTSDAEDTNLLAALGRRWAKTMAKVLAQKVIVGPNIQKLRHHLEPTSNIYGHTRYATFSTDVADSRRQHIDMNCPNSFVRTLRAANISQRLCQSTPRATRSAFTRPLHRQFTNTSRRADKQAADDPNFTSILDAPPQIVRAGKRHGPGIILLALIPITAFALGTWQVQRLGWKTELIAKFEDRLVRDPLPLPPTIDPSAIHEFDYRRVYATGTFRHDQEMLIGPRMRDGKDGYMVVTPLERENGTTILVNRGWINKAHRDPRTRPDSLPKGKVTVEGLLREPWKKNMFTPENRPEKGQFYFPDVKQMAELTGSQPVWVEVTMEPEFMKMMDFEARGIPYGRAAEVNLRNNHAQYIFTWYGLSVATAIMLFMVLKKPASSITRRVQATKNF, encoded by the exons ATGACATCTGACGCTGAGGACACGAACTTGTTGGCCGCCTTAGGCAGGCGGTGGGCCAAAACCATGGCCAAAGTCCTGGCTCAAAAAGTCATAGTGGGGCCGAACATCCAAAAGCTCCGACATCATCTTGAGCCGACTTCCAACATTTATGGGCATACTCGATACGCCACTTTTTCAACTGATGTTGCAGATTCGCGGAGGCAGCACATCGACATGAACTGCCCAAATAGCTTCGTGCGAACCCTGCGCGCCGCCAATATATCACAAAGGCTTTGCCAATCTACACCTAGAGCAACACGGTCTGCATTCACACGACCGCTCCATCGCCAATTCACCAATACCTCCCGTCGAGCAGACAAGCAAGCCGCTGACGACCCCAACTTCACATCAATTCTCGACGCACCACCACAAATAGTTCGCGCCGGTAAGCGCCATGGGCCAGGAATCATTCTGCTAG CTCTCATCCCCATCACGGCCTTTGCCCTTGGAACATGGCAAGTCCAGCGCCTCGGTTGGAAAACCGAACTCATCGCCAAATTCGAAGACCGACTCGTTCGCGACCCTCTCCCCCTCCCGCCTACAATTGACCCTTCCGCCATCCATGAATTCGATTACCGCCGAGTCTACGCCACTGGTACATTTCGACATGATCAGGAAATGCTCATCGGACCGCGCATGCGCGACGGCAAAGACGGATACATGGTCGTCACGCCGTTGGAGCGCGAAAACGGCACCACCATCTTGGTGAACAGAGGCTGGATCAACAAGGCGCACAGAGACCCAAGGACCCGACCGGATAGCTTACCAAAGGGCAAAGTCACGGTCGAGGGGCTGTTACGGGAAccttggaagaagaacatgTTTACGCCGGAGAATCGGCCGGAAAAGGGCCAGTTTTATTTCCCGGATGTGAAGCAGATGGCAGAACTGACAGGGAGTCAACCTGTCTGGGTGGAAGTTACAATGG AACCCGAGTTCATGAAAATGATGGACTTTGAAGCACGGGGTATTCCATACGGACGAGCGGCAGAGGTCAACTTACGAAACAATCATGCACAGTACATATTCACATG GTACGGATTATCCGTAGCCACCGCAATCATGTTGTTCATGGTCCTCAAAAAGCCAGCATCTAGCATCACACGCCGCGTCCAAGCTACTAAAAACTTTTAA